Proteins encoded within one genomic window of Thermus albus:
- the nuoH gene encoding NADH-quinone oxidoreductase subunit NuoH: MKPYPVDPYWMAALKAFLVVVGLLTAFAFMTLIERRLLARFQIRMGPNRVGPLGLFQPIADAIKSIFKEDLVVERADKVLFVLAPLIGVVFALLAFGAIPFGPPGSFFGYQPWVLNLDLGLLYLFAVSEMAIYGIFLAGWASGSKYSLLGSLRSSASLISYELGLGIALLSPILLVGSLNLNDIVNWQKENGWLVLYAFPAFLLYTIAALAEAARTPFDLPEAEQELVGGYHTEYSSIKWALFQMTEYIHFITASALIPTLFLGGWTMPFLEVPYLWMFLKIAFFLFLFIWIRATWFRLRYDQLLRFGWGFLFPVALVWFLVTALVVALDLPRSYLLYLSLAAFLVLLGAVMYSPKPARKGGGA, translated from the coding sequence ATGAAGCCTTACCCCGTGGACCCCTACTGGATGGCGGCGCTCAAAGCCTTTTTGGTGGTGGTGGGCCTCCTCACCGCCTTCGCCTTCATGACCCTGATCGAACGCCGCCTCCTTGCCCGCTTCCAGATCCGCATGGGCCCTAACCGGGTAGGACCCCTAGGGCTCTTCCAGCCCATTGCCGACGCCATCAAGAGCATCTTCAAGGAAGATCTGGTGGTGGAGCGGGCGGATAAGGTCCTCTTCGTCCTGGCCCCCTTGATCGGGGTGGTCTTCGCCCTCCTGGCCTTCGGCGCCATCCCCTTTGGCCCTCCAGGAAGCTTTTTCGGCTATCAACCCTGGGTCTTGAACCTGGACTTGGGCCTTCTTTACCTCTTCGCCGTGAGCGAGATGGCCATCTACGGCATCTTCCTAGCGGGCTGGGCCTCGGGAAGCAAGTACAGCCTCCTGGGCTCCTTGCGCTCCTCGGCCAGCCTCATCTCCTACGAGCTGGGCCTGGGCATCGCCCTCCTCTCCCCCATCCTCTTGGTGGGAAGCCTCAACCTGAACGACATCGTGAACTGGCAGAAGGAAAACGGCTGGCTGGTCCTCTACGCCTTCCCCGCTTTCCTCCTCTACACCATCGCCGCCCTAGCGGAAGCCGCCCGCACCCCCTTTGACCTGCCCGAGGCCGAGCAGGAGCTGGTGGGGGGATACCACACGGAGTACAGCTCCATCAAATGGGCCCTCTTCCAGATGACCGAGTACATCCACTTCATCACCGCAAGCGCCCTTATCCCCACCCTCTTCCTGGGGGGCTGGACCATGCCCTTCCTGGAAGTGCCCTACCTCTGGATGTTCCTCAAGATCGCCTTCTTCCTCTTCCTCTTCATCTGGATTCGGGCCACCTGGTTCCGCCTCCGCTACGACCAGCTCCTGCGCTTCGGCTGGGGCTTCCTCTTCCCGGTGGCCCTGGTCTGGTTCCTGGTGACCGCCTTGGTGGTGGCCCTGGACCTTCCCCGCTCCTACCTCCTCTACCTCTCCTTGGCCGCCTTCTTGGTCCTTCTGGGAGCGGTGATGTATAGCCCAAAACCCGCCCGCAAAGGAGGTGGCGCATGA